From a single Fusobacterium pseudoperiodonticum genomic region:
- a CDS encoding YkvA family protein, which produces MDKKYFECMTELGLEPGFTEKDLRKNWLELLKKYHPDKYQTEDESIIKFAEEKIIKINEAYEYLKENFVEDNEELSNTIDYDYEKYTDDYSENKFWDKFKKGAKKIGLKTTSYALILYYVLQKKEVPFKDKMLITGCLGYFILPIDLIPDFIPIAGYTDDVAGMIFAIKKCMDYVDDEIKQNVSSKLVAWFDVEKDYVDDLLKDI; this is translated from the coding sequence ATGGATAAAAAATATTTTGAATGTATGACAGAATTAGGACTTGAACCTGGTTTTACAGAAAAAGACCTTAGAAAGAATTGGCTAGAATTATTAAAGAAATATCATCCTGATAAATATCAAACAGAGGATGAAAGTATAATAAAATTTGCTGAAGAAAAAATAATAAAAATTAATGAAGCATACGAATATTTAAAAGAAAATTTTGTTGAAGATAATGAAGAACTTAGTAATACCATAGACTATGATTATGAAAAATATACTGATGATTATTCAGAAAATAAATTTTGGGATAAATTTAAAAAAGGAGCAAAAAAGATTGGTTTAAAAACAACAAGTTATGCACTGATTCTTTATTATGTACTTCAAAAGAAAGAAGTTCCTTTTAAAGATAAAATGTTAATAACTGGTTGTTTAGGTTATTTCATACTTCCTATAGATTTAATTCCAGATTTTATACCAATTGCAGGATATACTGATGATGTAGCAGGAATGATATTTGCAATAAAAAAATGTATGGATTATGTTGATGATGAAATAAAGCAAAATGTTTCTAGTAAACTTGTAGCTTGGTTTGATGTTGAAAAAGACTATGTTGATGACTTATTAAAAGATATTTAA
- a CDS encoding transposase, translating to MIQLNQLKVIKKEYFWSRNFLVLSISGVSIEVIKKYIQGQGGENEDN from the coding sequence ATGATACAATTAAATCAGCTAAAGGTAATAAAAAAGGAGTATTTTTGGAGTAGAAATTTTTTAGTATTGAGCATTAGTGGAGTAAGTATAGAAGTTATTAAAAAATATATTCAAGGGCAAGGAGGAGAAAATGAAGATAATTAA
- a CDS encoding IS3 family transposase (programmed frameshift) produces MSKLTRENKIEIFERRKNGETIPSLAKAFNVQESNIKYLIALIKKHGYNILRENKNRAYSKDFKLQTINRILINHESINSVAIDIGLTSSGILDNWLSKFKENGYNVVENKKGRKPKSMTKLKKNDKVLSEQDKIKQLEEENLYLKAENEYLKKLKALVQERKLKEKKKLKIIAELRAKYPFKTLLKIAGISKSVYYYYIGKKDIDEKNKDIIEKIKEIYYANKGRYGYRRVTLELKNQGFNINHKKVQRLMKKFNLQSIIRKKRKYSSYKGRIGKIADNHIKRNFEATAPNQKWFTDVTEFNLRGEKLYLSPILDAYGRYIVSYDISRSANLEQINHMLNLAFKENENYENLIFHSDQGWQYQHYSYQEKLKEKKITQSMSRKGNSLDNGLMECFFGLLKLEMFYEQEEKYKTLEELKEAIEDYIYYYNNKRIKEKLKGLTPASYRSQSLLVS; encoded by the exons GTGAGTAAATTAACAAGAGAAAATAAAATTGAAATATTTGAAAGAAGAAAAAATGGTGAAACTATTCCTTCTTTAGCTAAAGCTTTTAATGTTCAGGAATCTAATATTAAATATTTAATAGCTTTAATAAAAAAACATGGATATAATATTTTAAGAGAAAATAAAAATAGAGCTTATTCTAAAGATTTTAAATTACAAACAATTAATAGAATTTTAATTAATCATGAATCTATTAATTCTGTTGCTATTGATATTGGATTAACATCTTCTGGTATTTTAGATAATTGGCTTTCAAAATTTAAAGAAAATGGGTATAATGTTGTAGAAAATAAAAAAGGAAGGAAACCTAAATCTATGACTAAACTTAAGAAAAATGATAAAGTATTATCTGAACAAGATAAAATTAAACAATTAGAAGAAGAAAATTTGTATCTTAAGGCTGAGAATGAATATTTAAAAAAATTGAAAGCTCTAGTTCAAGAAAGGAAGCTAAAAGAGAAGAAAAAGT TAAAAATAATAGCCGAACTTAGAGCTAAATATCCTTTCAAAACCCTATTAAAGATTGCTGGAATATCAAAATCAGTATATTATTACTATATTGGTAAAAAAGATATCGATGAGAAGAATAAGGATATTATTGAAAAAATCAAAGAAATTTACTATGCGAATAAAGGAAGATATGGTTATCGCAGAGTAACATTAGAATTAAAAAATCAAGGTTTTAATATTAATCATAAAAAAGTTCAAAGACTTATGAAAAAGTTTAATTTACAAAGTATTATCCGTAAAAAAAGAAAATATTCTTCATACAAAGGTCGTATAGGAAAGATAGCTGATAACCATATTAAAAGAAATTTTGAAGCAACAGCTCCAAATCAAAAATGGTTTACAGATGTAACAGAATTTAATTTAAGAGGAGAAAAGTTATACTTATCTCCAATATTAGATGCTTATGGAAGATATATAGTTTCATATGATATTTCACGCAGTGCTAACTTGGAGCAGATAAATCATATGTTAAATTTAGCATTTAAAGAAAATGAAAATTATGAAAATTTGATATTTCATAGTGACCAAGGATGGCAATATCAGCATTATTCATATCAAGAAAAATTGAAAGAGAAGAAGATAACTCAAAGTATGTCAAGAAAAGGAAATAGTTTAGATAACGGATTGATGGAATGTTTTTTTGGATTATTAAAATTAGAAATGTTTTATGAACAAGAAGAAAAGTACAAAACATTAGAAGAATTGAAAGAAGCAATAGAAGATTATATATATTATTACAACAACAAAAGAATAAAGGAAAAATTAAAAGGATTAACTCCTGCTTCTTACAGAAGTCAATCCTTATTAGTAAGTTAA
- a CDS encoding RNA-guided endonuclease InsQ/TnpB family protein has translation MSDVSWSEFVRQLEYKANWYRRKIIKVPIFYPSSKTCSSCGNIKETLRLSERIYHCECCGLEIDRDYNASINILRKGLEILGEEKVS, from the coding sequence ATATCAGATGTAAGTTGGAGTGAATTTGTAAGACAACTAGAATATAAAGCAAATTGGTATAGAAGAAAGATTATAAAAGTACCTATATTTTATCCAAGTAGTAAGACTTGTTCTAGTTGTGGTAATATAAAAGAAACTCTAAGATTGTCAGAAAGAATATATCATTGCGAATGTTGTGGACTAGAAATAGATAGAGATTATAATGCAAGTATAAATATATTAAGAAAAGGATTAGAAATATTAGGAGAAGAAAAAGTAAGCTAA
- a CDS encoding GNAT family N-acetyltransferase, producing the protein MIKLEKLNLNSDELKIFKKDMQEAFQKGAENEFENLDFEILPEEDINKSLETEGAIAYKAVMNDEIVGGAIVVIDELTQHNHLDFLYVKYGIQGKGIGKFIWSEIEKKHPKTKVWETVTPYFEKRNIHFYVNLCKFSIVEFFYPSHEEENILNDMMGNGYLFRFEKVMKR; encoded by the coding sequence ATGATAAAATTAGAAAAATTAAATCTTAATTCAGATGAATTAAAAATTTTTAAAAAGGATATGCAAGAAGCATTTCAAAAAGGTGCAGAGAATGAATTTGAAAATTTAGACTTTGAAATTCTTCCAGAAGAAGATATAAATAAATCTCTTGAAACAGAAGGAGCTATTGCATATAAAGCTGTTATGAATGATGAAATTGTGGGTGGTGCTATTGTCGTTATTGATGAATTAACACAACATAATCATCTAGATTTTCTATATGTAAAATATGGCATTCAAGGTAAAGGAATAGGAAAATTTATTTGGAGTGAAATTGAAAAGAAACATCCTAAGACAAAAGTTTGGGAAACAGTAACTCCTTATTTTGAAAAAAGAAATATACATTTTTATGTTAATTTATGTAAATTTTCTATTGTAGAATTTTTTTATCCTTCTCATGAAGAAGAGAATATACTAAATGATATGATGGGAAATGGTTACCTATTTCGTTTTGAAAAAGTGATGAAAAGATAG
- the trpB gene encoding tryptophan synthase subunit beta codes for MTTENKKGYFGEFGGSYVPEVVQKALDELEIAYNKYKDDEEFLKEYHHYLKDYSGRETPLYFAESLTNYLGGAKIYLKREDLNHLGAHKLNNVIGQILLAKRMGKKKVIAETGAGQHGVATAAAAAKFGMQCDIYMGALDVERQRLNVFRMEMLGATVHAVEAGEKTLKEAVDAAFEAWINNIEDTFYVLGSTVGPHPYPSIVKDFQKVISQEARRQILEKENRLPDMVIACVGGGSNAIGAFAEFIPDKDVKLVGVEAAGKGIDTDRHAATLTLGTVGVIDGMNTYALFNEDGSVKPVYSISPGLDYPGVGPEHAFLRDSKRAEYVPATDDEAVNALLLLTKKEGIIPAIESSHALAEVIKRAPKLDKDKIIIVNISGRGDKDVAAIAEYLKNK; via the coding sequence ATGACAACAGAAAACAAAAAAGGTTATTTTGGAGAATTTGGTGGAAGTTATGTTCCAGAGGTAGTACAAAAAGCATTAGATGAATTGGAGATAGCATACAATAAATATAAAGATGATGAAGAATTTTTAAAAGAATATCATCATTATTTAAAAGATTATTCAGGTAGAGAAACTCCTTTATACTTTGCTGAAAGTTTAACAAATTATTTAGGTGGAGCAAAAATATATTTAAAACGTGAGGACTTAAATCATTTAGGTGCTCACAAATTAAATAATGTTATAGGACAAATTTTACTTGCAAAAAGAATGGGTAAGAAAAAAGTTATTGCTGAAACAGGTGCAGGACAACATGGAGTTGCTACTGCTGCAGCTGCTGCAAAATTTGGAATGCAATGTGATATCTATATGGGAGCTTTAGATGTTGAAAGACAAAGACTAAATGTTTTCCGTATGGAAATGTTAGGTGCAACTGTTCATGCTGTTGAAGCAGGAGAAAAAACTTTAAAAGAAGCTGTTGATGCTGCATTTGAAGCATGGATAAATAACATAGAAGATACTTTCTATGTACTAGGTTCTACCGTTGGCCCTCATCCTTATCCAAGCATAGTAAAAGATTTCCAAAAAGTTATCAGTCAAGAAGCTCGTAGACAAATTTTAGAAAAAGAAAATCGTTTACCTGATATGGTTATTGCTTGTGTTGGAGGAGGATCTAATGCCATTGGAGCATTTGCTGAATTCATTCCTGATAAAGATGTAAAATTAGTTGGAGTTGAAGCAGCAGGAAAAGGAATAGATACTGATAGACATGCTGCAACTCTTACATTGGGAACTGTTGGAGTAATAGATGGTATGAACACTTATGCACTATTCAATGAAGATGGTTCTGTAAAACCTGTTTACTCTATCTCTCCAGGTCTAGACTATCCAGGTGTTGGACCAGAACATGCTTTTCTAAGAGATAGCAAAAGAGCTGAGTATGTACCTGCAACTGATGATGAAGCAGTTAATGCCCTATTACTTTTAACTAAAAAAGAAGGTATTATTCCAGCTATTGAAAGCTCTCATGCTCTAGCTGAAGTTATTAAAAGAGCTCCAAAACTTGATAAGGATAAAATTATAATTGTAAATATTTCAGGTCGTGGAGATAAAGATGTTGCTGCTATTGCTGAGTATTTAAAAAATAAATAA